A section of the Streptomyces sp. Je 1-369 genome encodes:
- a CDS encoding aldehyde dehydrogenase family protein, with amino-acid sequence MPELFVDGEWTGAVEGARRDVVNPFDASVVQQVDDAGEADVDLAVRAARRAFDRGDWSAAPTRERADVLLRVSRFLLRDQEEIAHVESLDTGKTLAEARIDVEDVSNAFRYFAEIADKDGGRVVDVGPDVLSRVTYHPIGVCALIAPWNYPLLQASWKVAPALVAGNTFVLKPSETTPLSTIHMIKLIAEAGAPAGVANLVLGPGSTVGAAMSAHPEVDLVSFTGGLATGRRIMEACAPGVKNLALELGGKNPNVVFADCDFEAAVDHALEASFLHSGQVCSAGSRLLVEDSLHDRFVERLAARAKNIRLGNGLDPETESGPLSSAEHRAKVEGYLEVAREEGARLVCGGARPDDPELSRGFFLLPTIYADCDRSMRIVQEEVFGPVVTVERFRSEDEAVELANDTHYGLAGGIWTNDASRAQRVAARLRHGTVWINDFHPYVPQAEWGGFGRSGFGRELGPTGLREYQEAKHIYQNLRPGPSGWFKG; translated from the coding sequence ATGCCGGAACTGTTCGTCGACGGGGAGTGGACGGGGGCCGTCGAAGGGGCGCGGCGGGATGTGGTCAATCCGTTCGACGCGTCCGTGGTGCAGCAGGTCGACGACGCCGGGGAGGCGGACGTCGACCTCGCCGTGCGGGCCGCGCGGCGCGCCTTCGACCGCGGCGACTGGTCGGCGGCGCCCACCCGGGAGCGGGCCGACGTGCTCCTGCGGGTCTCGCGGTTCCTGCTGCGGGACCAGGAGGAGATCGCCCACGTCGAGTCCCTCGACACGGGCAAGACGCTTGCCGAGGCCCGGATCGACGTCGAGGACGTCTCGAACGCGTTCCGCTACTTCGCCGAGATCGCGGACAAGGACGGCGGCCGGGTCGTGGACGTCGGTCCGGACGTGCTCAGCCGGGTCACGTACCACCCCATCGGGGTCTGTGCCCTGATCGCGCCGTGGAACTACCCGCTGTTGCAGGCCTCCTGGAAGGTCGCCCCCGCCCTGGTCGCGGGCAACACCTTCGTCCTCAAGCCCAGTGAGACCACGCCGCTCTCCACCATCCACATGATCAAGCTGATCGCCGAGGCGGGCGCTCCCGCCGGTGTCGCCAACCTGGTGCTCGGCCCGGGCAGCACCGTGGGCGCGGCCATGTCGGCGCACCCCGAGGTGGACCTGGTCTCCTTCACCGGCGGCCTGGCCACCGGGCGCCGGATCATGGAGGCGTGCGCGCCGGGCGTGAAGAACCTCGCCCTGGAGCTCGGCGGCAAGAACCCCAACGTGGTCTTCGCCGACTGCGACTTCGAGGCCGCCGTCGACCACGCGCTGGAAGCATCGTTCCTGCACTCCGGTCAGGTCTGCTCGGCGGGCTCCAGGCTGCTCGTGGAGGACTCCCTGCACGACCGGTTCGTGGAGCGGCTCGCCGCCCGCGCGAAGAACATCCGGCTGGGCAACGGGCTCGATCCGGAGACGGAGAGCGGTCCGCTGAGCTCGGCGGAGCACCGGGCGAAGGTCGAGGGGTATCTGGAGGTCGCCCGCGAAGAGGGCGCCCGCCTGGTGTGCGGCGGGGCCAGGCCCGACGACCCCGAGCTGTCGCGCGGCTTCTTCCTGCTGCCCACGATCTACGCCGACTGCGACCGCTCCATGCGCATCGTGCAGGAGGAGGTCTTCGGCCCGGTCGTCACGGTGGAGCGGTTCCGCTCCGAGGACGAGGCCGTGGAGCTGGCCAACGACACGCACTACGGCCTGGCGGGCGGCATCTGGACGAACGACGCGAGCCGCGCCCAGCGGGTCGCGGCCCGGCTGCGGCACGGCACGGTCTGGATCAACGACTTCCACCCCTACGTCCCGCAGGCGGAGTGGGGCGGCTTCGGCCGGTCCGGTTTCGGCCGGGAGCTCGGTCCGACGGGCCTGCGCGAGTACCAGGAGGCCAAGCACATCTACCAGAACCTCAGGCCGGGCCCCTCCGGCTGGTTCAAGGGCTGA
- a CDS encoding GMC family oxidoreductase: protein MADETTTYDYLIIGGGTAGSVLAARLSEDPASRVCVVEGGPSDVGDDRILKLRNWINLLGGEFDYGYTTEEQPRGNSHILHSRARVLGGCSSHNTLISFLPFPQDLDEWVASGCEGWGPETILPYRSRLQNTIVPVGAADRNPIAQDFVTAATSRLGVPVVEDFNARPFTDGAGFFSVAYDPQTNNRSSASVAYLHPIMDRPNLTHRLETWAYRLLRDEEGRFTRVQVRNPDGSVSILEAEAEVLLCAGAIDTPRLLMLSGIGPADQLRDLGIEVEADLPGIGENLLDHPESVMVWETSGPLPPNSAMDSDAGLFLRRDAAGGPRPDLMFHFYQVPFTVNTERLGYPVPEHGVCMTPNVPRARSVGRMWLRSADPSVKPALDFRYFTDPEGHDERTIVDGLRIAREVAATAPLSDWLLREVAPGPDVQSDADLSEYGRRAAHTVYHPAGTCRMGAEDDPMAVVDPQLRLRGHDGLRIVDASIFPTMPSINPMVTVLLAAERAADLIMARPAPGAAGSEGAHQ, encoded by the coding sequence ATGGCCGACGAGACGACGACTTACGACTACCTGATCATCGGCGGCGGTACGGCGGGGTCCGTACTGGCCGCCCGGCTGAGCGAGGACCCGGCGTCCCGGGTCTGTGTGGTGGAGGGCGGCCCGAGCGACGTCGGCGACGACCGCATCCTGAAGCTCCGCAACTGGATCAACCTGCTCGGCGGCGAGTTCGACTACGGCTACACCACCGAGGAGCAGCCGCGCGGCAACTCCCACATCCTGCACTCCCGGGCCCGCGTACTCGGCGGCTGCTCCTCGCACAACACCCTGATCAGTTTCCTGCCGTTCCCGCAGGACCTCGACGAGTGGGTGGCGAGCGGCTGCGAAGGATGGGGCCCCGAGACGATCCTGCCGTACCGGTCGCGGCTCCAGAACACGATCGTGCCCGTCGGCGCCGCCGACCGTAACCCGATCGCCCAGGACTTCGTCACGGCGGCGACCAGCCGGCTCGGCGTCCCGGTCGTCGAGGACTTCAACGCCCGCCCGTTCACCGACGGCGCCGGTTTCTTCTCCGTCGCGTACGACCCGCAGACCAACAACCGCTCCTCCGCGTCGGTCGCGTATCTGCACCCCATCATGGACCGCCCGAACCTGACGCACCGTCTGGAGACGTGGGCGTACCGGCTGCTGCGCGACGAGGAGGGCCGCTTCACCCGCGTGCAGGTCCGCAACCCGGACGGCTCGGTGTCGATCCTGGAGGCGGAGGCCGAGGTCCTGCTCTGTGCCGGTGCCATCGACACGCCCCGGCTCCTGATGCTCTCCGGGATCGGCCCCGCCGACCAGCTGCGCGACCTCGGCATCGAGGTCGAGGCGGATCTGCCGGGGATCGGGGAGAACCTCCTCGACCACCCCGAGTCGGTGATGGTGTGGGAGACGAGCGGACCGCTGCCGCCCAACTCGGCGATGGACTCGGACGCCGGTCTCTTCCTGCGCCGCGACGCGGCGGGCGGCCCGCGCCCCGACCTGATGTTCCACTTCTACCAAGTGCCGTTCACCGTCAACACGGAACGCCTCGGCTATCCCGTTCCCGAGCACGGCGTCTGCATGACGCCGAACGTGCCGCGGGCCCGGTCCGTCGGCCGCATGTGGCTGCGCAGCGCCGACCCGTCCGTCAAACCGGCGCTGGACTTCCGCTACTTCACGGACCCGGAAGGCCACGACGAACGCACGATCGTCGACGGTCTGCGCATCGCGCGCGAGGTCGCCGCCACCGCCCCGCTCAGCGACTGGCTGCTGCGGGAGGTCGCCCCGGGCCCGGACGTGCAGTCGGACGCGGACCTGTCGGAGTACGGGCGACGCGCCGCGCACACCGTCTACCACCCGGCGGGCACCTGCCGGATGGGCGCCGAGGACGATCCGATGGCCGTGGTCGACCCGCAGCTGCGGCTGCGCGGACACGACGGTCTGCGCATCGTGGACGCGTCCATCTTCCCGACCATGCCGTCCATCAACCCGATGGTCACGGTGCTCCTCGCCGCCGAACGCGCCGCGGACCTCATCATGGCGAGGCCCGCACCCGGGGCCGCGGGTTCGGAAGGGGCCCACCAGTGA
- a CDS encoding APC family permease, protein MSAASTPDGTANADAAPGEENSEFRKEMGPWANFALGFTYLSPVVSTYTLFGTALADGGPPMIWAFVMAGCGQFLVALVFGEVVAQYPVAGGVYPWARRLWGVRWAWMTGWVYMWALLVTITSVAYGAGPYIAILLGFRPTVHTTVLCTIALIVISVLINYAGTKALSLAALIGFSAELLGALVVGIILLTTHRFHGLGVLFDDYGAAGDSSYLPVFLGAAIIGFYQYYGFEACGDVAEEVKHPGKVIPKAMRRTIYVGGAAATFTCLTLLLAVVDYRAVISGKDTDPVVRVLFDALGEAGARTVMAVVLISFLSCTISLQAAAGRLIYSYARDEMIIGHRLLRKFSSARAVPPYALLIAAVVPALIAVGSLISEDALTKIVSFAILGIYAAFQMVVLAALRARLKGWKPSGEYRLGRWGMLVNFGALAYGIFAIVNIAWPRTPEAPWYDNWIVLLSGGVVVAAGLVYMFTTRHYGRSDAPSDNAVPDEPDTA, encoded by the coding sequence GTGAGCGCTGCGAGTACACCGGACGGCACCGCGAACGCCGACGCGGCTCCCGGCGAGGAGAACTCGGAGTTCCGCAAGGAGATGGGGCCGTGGGCGAACTTCGCCCTCGGCTTCACCTACCTCTCGCCCGTGGTGAGCACGTACACCCTCTTCGGCACGGCTCTCGCCGACGGCGGCCCGCCGATGATCTGGGCGTTCGTCATGGCGGGGTGCGGGCAGTTCCTCGTCGCGCTGGTCTTCGGCGAGGTCGTCGCGCAGTACCCGGTCGCGGGCGGCGTCTATCCGTGGGCGCGGCGGCTGTGGGGCGTGCGCTGGGCGTGGATGACCGGCTGGGTCTACATGTGGGCGCTGCTCGTCACCATCACCAGCGTCGCGTACGGCGCGGGACCCTACATCGCGATCCTGCTCGGCTTCCGGCCCACCGTGCACACCACGGTGCTGTGCACGATCGCGCTGATCGTGATCTCCGTACTCATCAACTACGCCGGTACGAAGGCGCTTTCCCTGGCGGCCCTCATCGGGTTCAGCGCGGAGCTGCTCGGCGCGCTCGTCGTCGGCATCATCCTGCTGACCACGCACCGCTTCCACGGACTCGGCGTCCTCTTCGACGACTACGGCGCGGCCGGTGACAGCTCCTACCTGCCCGTCTTCCTCGGCGCCGCGATCATCGGCTTCTACCAGTACTACGGCTTCGAGGCCTGCGGAGACGTCGCCGAGGAGGTCAAGCACCCCGGCAAGGTCATCCCGAAGGCGATGCGCCGCACCATCTACGTCGGCGGGGCGGCGGCGACGTTCACCTGTCTGACGCTGCTCCTCGCTGTCGTCGACTACCGTGCCGTGATCTCGGGGAAGGACACGGACCCGGTGGTCAGGGTCCTCTTCGACGCCCTCGGCGAGGCGGGCGCGCGTACGGTCATGGCGGTCGTCCTCATCTCCTTCCTGTCCTGCACGATCAGTCTTCAGGCCGCCGCCGGGCGGCTGATCTACTCGTACGCCCGTGACGAGATGATCATCGGCCACCGGCTGCTGCGGAAGTTCTCCTCGGCACGCGCGGTCCCGCCGTACGCGCTGCTCATCGCGGCGGTCGTGCCCGCCCTCATCGCCGTCGGGTCGCTCATCTCCGAGGACGCCCTCACGAAGATCGTGTCCTTCGCGATCCTCGGCATCTACGCGGCCTTCCAGATGGTCGTCCTCGCCGCGCTGCGGGCCCGTCTGAAGGGGTGGAAGCCGAGCGGTGAGTACCGGCTCGGGCGGTGGGGAATGCTGGTCAACTTCGGTGCGCTCGCGTACGGGATCTTCGCCATCGTCAACATCGCCTGGCCCCGCACGCCCGAAGCGCCCTGGTACGACAACTGGATCGTGCTGCTGAGCGGCGGCGTCGTGGTGGCCGCGGGCCTGGTGTACATGTTCACGACGCGCCACTACGGACGCAGCGACGCCCCGTCGGACAACGCGGTGCCCGACGAGCCGGACACCGCGTGA
- a CDS encoding NAD(P)-binding domain-containing protein, with protein MVNSIGIIGVGEIGRAMVDGLCDGAQEPPEIHLSPRGARAAAELSRRYPNVRVCADNQEVADRAELVILAVRPQDRTGALEGLRVDGEKVVLSVMAGVGVDEVRDLLGTAAPVVRAIPLPAVRERRSVTVTFPSHPVVDAVFDALGGALPVADEADFAVFSTLTGTLSAHYAYLATLTDWAARQGIPAEEADRYVRGLFQAVGRALGDGTRSPEQLAGDHETPGGSNERIRTTWFDAGNAESLTKALDALLVHLR; from the coding sequence ATGGTGAACAGCATCGGGATCATCGGAGTGGGCGAGATCGGCCGGGCCATGGTGGACGGCTTGTGCGACGGCGCCCAGGAGCCGCCGGAGATCCACCTCTCGCCGCGAGGGGCCCGTGCGGCCGCCGAGCTGTCCCGCCGGTATCCGAACGTACGCGTGTGCGCGGACAACCAGGAGGTCGCGGACCGCGCCGAGTTGGTGATCCTCGCCGTCCGCCCCCAGGACCGTACCGGCGCCCTCGAAGGACTCCGGGTCGACGGCGAAAAGGTCGTGCTCAGCGTCATGGCGGGCGTCGGCGTCGACGAGGTGCGCGATCTGCTCGGCACCGCCGCCCCCGTGGTGCGCGCCATCCCGCTGCCCGCCGTGCGCGAGCGCCGGTCCGTGACCGTGACCTTCCCGTCCCACCCGGTCGTCGACGCCGTCTTCGACGCGCTCGGCGGCGCGCTGCCGGTCGCGGACGAGGCGGACTTCGCCGTGTTCTCCACGCTGACGGGCACGCTGAGCGCCCACTACGCGTACCTGGCGACCCTCACCGACTGGGCCGCCCGGCAGGGCATTCCCGCGGAGGAGGCGGACCGGTACGTCCGCGGCCTCTTCCAGGCCGTCGGACGGGCACTGGGCGACGGGACGCGCTCGCCGGAGCAGCTGGCGGGCGACCACGAGACACCCGGCGGAAGCAACGAACGCATCCGCACCACGTGGTTCGACGCGGGCAACGCCGAGTCCCTCACCAAGGCACTCGACGCGCTCCTCGTCCACCTCCGATAG
- a CDS encoding SDR family oxidoreductase yields the protein MTNHDTRGRAGGPPGLPPPPPPGATALPPGTYDGTVVLVTGGGTGLGKAVAAEFARLGADLVIASRKEDRLRAARDELAALGGRVTAAVCDIRDADRVAEVFDAAQGAYGLPDVLVNNAAANFPVPAEDMSPGAWRAVVDTTLTGTFLMTREFGRRHLAAGTPGSVIDVGASYAWTGGPGFAHSAAAKAGVKSLVETLAVEWGPYGIQVNGLVPGLMPHDDMTAAIRGNLDPAGALAARQPALRVGLPRELGWAATFLASPYARFITGHTLVVDGANWQRRGLVSPQVVPVREQLGRAAFDDGAAAGQRTSDAGATSPRTPPAGPPPSPRTPPGSPPT from the coding sequence ATGACGAACCACGACACGCGGGGCCGGGCCGGCGGGCCGCCCGGACTGCCTCCGCCTCCGCCGCCGGGTGCGACCGCGCTGCCACCGGGCACGTACGACGGGACGGTCGTCCTCGTCACGGGCGGCGGGACCGGTCTGGGCAAGGCCGTCGCCGCCGAGTTCGCGCGGCTCGGCGCCGATCTGGTGATCGCGAGCCGCAAGGAGGACCGGCTCAGGGCGGCGCGGGACGAGCTGGCCGCGCTGGGCGGGCGCGTGACCGCGGCGGTCTGCGACATCCGGGACGCCGACCGCGTCGCCGAGGTCTTCGACGCGGCGCAGGGGGCGTACGGGTTGCCGGACGTCCTGGTGAACAACGCCGCCGCCAACTTCCCCGTGCCCGCCGAGGACATGTCGCCGGGCGCCTGGCGGGCGGTCGTGGACACCACGCTCACCGGCACGTTCCTGATGACGCGGGAGTTCGGCCGCCGTCACCTCGCCGCGGGCACCCCCGGCTCGGTCATCGACGTCGGGGCGTCGTACGCGTGGACGGGCGGCCCCGGGTTCGCGCACAGCGCGGCGGCCAAGGCCGGGGTGAAGAGCCTGGTGGAGACCCTCGCGGTGGAGTGGGGGCCGTACGGCATCCAGGTCAACGGCCTGGTGCCGGGGCTGATGCCGCACGACGACATGACCGCCGCCATCCGCGGCAACCTGGACCCGGCGGGTGCACTGGCCGCCCGTCAGCCCGCCCTGCGCGTCGGCCTGCCCCGCGAACTGGGCTGGGCCGCCACGTTCCTGGCCTCCCCCTACGCCCGCTTCATCACGGGTCACACGCTGGTGGTCGACGGCGCGAACTGGCAGCGCAGGGGGCTGGTCAGTCCGCAGGTGGTGCCGGTGCGGGAGCAGCTGGGAAGGGCGGCCTTCGACGATGGCGCGGCTGCTGGTCAGCGGACTTCTGACGCGGGTGCTACTTCCCCCCGAACGCCGCCGGCCGGCCCGCCGCCTTCGCCCCGTACCCCTCCCGGGAGTCCTCCGACGTGA
- a CDS encoding enoyl-CoA hydratase/isomerase family protein, with protein sequence MIDTLGTDIPEGEERLRLDVEDGLGILTLCRPRKLNAWSWESTRQLGLFADRIRFDGSIRAVLLRAEGRAFCAGIDITAPGGAITGRSGAERTRNYYEGLRWAHERFRAFARLPQPVVAAVQGYCLGFGFELALMADVRIAADDAVFALPEASIGVAVDAGGDLRIAREAGAGWAKLLALTGRRIDAATAERLRLLQEVVTVAELGAVSRALAEEIAANAPLAVQGIKRGIDAYADAGMADALDRVAMNAAITLTSEDSREGYGAKAAGRPAAFGGK encoded by the coding sequence GTGATCGACACCCTCGGCACGGACATCCCGGAGGGTGAGGAACGGCTGCGCCTCGATGTCGAGGACGGGCTCGGCATCCTCACCCTCTGCCGGCCGCGCAAGCTCAACGCGTGGAGCTGGGAATCCACCCGCCAACTCGGCCTGTTCGCCGACCGGATCCGCTTCGACGGTTCGATCAGGGCGGTGCTGCTGCGCGCCGAGGGCCGGGCGTTCTGTGCGGGCATCGACATCACGGCGCCGGGCGGCGCGATCACCGGCCGCTCCGGCGCCGAGCGCACCCGTAACTACTACGAAGGGCTGCGCTGGGCCCACGAGCGCTTCCGTGCCTTCGCGCGGCTCCCGCAGCCGGTCGTCGCGGCCGTCCAGGGGTACTGCCTGGGCTTCGGCTTCGAGCTGGCCCTCATGGCGGACGTACGGATCGCGGCGGACGACGCGGTCTTCGCGCTGCCCGAGGCGAGCATCGGCGTCGCCGTGGACGCGGGCGGCGACCTGCGCATCGCCCGCGAGGCGGGCGCGGGATGGGCGAAGCTGCTCGCCCTCACCGGCCGCCGGATCGACGCCGCGACGGCGGAGCGCCTGCGCCTCCTCCAAGAAGTCGTCACCGTCGCGGAGTTGGGCGCGGTCTCGCGGGCCCTGGCGGAGGAGATCGCGGCGAACGCGCCGCTCGCCGTGCAGGGCATCAAGCGCGGCATCGACGCGTACGCGGACGCGGGGATGGCGGATGCGCTCGACCGCGTCGCGATGAACGCGGCGATCACGCTCACGTCGGAGGACTCCCGGGAGGGGTACGGGGCGAAGGCGGCGGGCCGGCCGGCGGCGTTCGGGGGGAAGTAG
- a CDS encoding PIG-L deacetylase family protein codes for MTEPQSSAAPTDQLTPMPDDWRRALAVVAHPDDLEYGCAAAIASWTDGGREVAYLLATRGEAGIDTVDPATCGPLREREQRASAAVVGVDTVEFLDHKDGVVEYGTALRRDIAAAIRRHRPELVITLNHRDTWGGVAWNTPDHVAVGRATLDAAADAGNRWIFPELIEEQGLEPWNGVRWVAVAGSSTPTHAADATAGLERSVASLLEHRSYIEALTDEDPEKYCRTFLTGNAQSLAPRFGGKPAVAFEVFSR; via the coding sequence ATGACCGAGCCGCAGAGTTCAGCCGCCCCCACCGACCAGCTCACCCCCATGCCCGACGACTGGCGGCGGGCGCTCGCTGTCGTCGCCCACCCGGACGACCTGGAGTACGGGTGCGCGGCGGCCATCGCGAGCTGGACCGACGGCGGCCGGGAGGTCGCGTACCTCCTGGCCACCCGCGGCGAGGCAGGCATCGACACGGTCGACCCCGCCACCTGCGGGCCGCTGCGCGAGCGGGAGCAGCGAGCCAGTGCGGCCGTCGTCGGCGTGGACACCGTGGAGTTCCTCGACCACAAGGACGGCGTCGTCGAGTACGGCACGGCGCTGCGCCGCGACATCGCCGCCGCGATCCGCAGGCACCGCCCCGAGCTGGTCATCACGCTCAACCACCGCGACACCTGGGGCGGCGTCGCCTGGAACACCCCCGACCACGTGGCCGTCGGCCGTGCCACGCTGGACGCCGCGGCGGACGCGGGCAACAGGTGGATCTTCCCGGAGCTCATCGAGGAGCAGGGCCTTGAACCGTGGAACGGCGTGCGGTGGGTCGCCGTCGCCGGTTCCTCGACGCCCACGCACGCCGCGGACGCGACGGCGGGCCTGGAGCGCTCGGTCGCCTCGCTCCTCGAACACCGCTCATACATCGAGGCGTTGACGGACGAGGACCCCGAGAAGTACTGCCGTACGTTCCTGACGGGCAACGCGCAGTCCCTGGCGCCGCGCTTCGGCGGGAAGCCCGCGGTGGCGTTCGAGGTCTTCAGTCGGTGA